The proteins below come from a single Desulfitobacterium metallireducens DSM 15288 genomic window:
- the nuoF gene encoding NADH-quinone oxidoreductase subunit NuoF: MMTKKKVLVCAGTGCASSGARQIVDLLNQEISQQGLADQVEIVPTGCHGFCEQGPTLIIEPEQTLYTLVKPDDVPEIVKKEFAQDERVERLLYVDPLTGQHATTFATTQFFAKQNRIVLKNCGFIDPTKIEDYLSNEGYEGFKKALQQMTPEQVIEEVKAAGLRGRGGAGFPTGLKWSFCKDAAGDKKYVICNADEGDPGAFMDRGVLEGDPHSVIEGMLIGAYAIGADEGYVYCRAEYPLAIKNLGIAIKQAEESGYLGDNILGTKFNFHLKIREGAGAFVCGEETALMASIEGKRGMPRVRPPFPAQSGLWGKPTNINNVETWSNVPHILRHGAKWYAQNGTEKSKGTKIFALTGKVNNTGLVEVPMGMTLREIIFDIGGGIQNGKKFKAVQIGGPSGGCLPEEMLDLPVDYDTLTKAGAMVGSGGLVIMDETTCMVDIARFFLNFSQSESCGKCTPCREGNKRMWEILDRITRGEGKEEDLDTLEQLALTVKETSLCGLGQNAPNPVLATLKYFRAEFEAHIRDKKCPAHACKALLDYSIDPEKCKKCGLCSKNCPAKCITGDKDTPYVIDNKACIRCGTCLEKCKFGAVMQA, from the coding sequence ATGATGACTAAGAAAAAAGTATTGGTTTGTGCAGGGACAGGGTGTGCCTCGTCGGGAGCACGTCAAATTGTTGATTTACTCAATCAGGAGATTTCTCAGCAGGGATTAGCGGATCAAGTCGAGATTGTTCCAACGGGGTGTCACGGTTTCTGCGAACAAGGGCCTACTTTAATTATTGAGCCCGAACAGACGTTGTACACTTTGGTCAAGCCGGATGATGTTCCTGAAATTGTAAAAAAAGAGTTCGCTCAGGATGAACGAGTAGAGAGATTGCTTTATGTTGATCCTCTGACTGGGCAACACGCAACAACCTTTGCTACAACGCAATTTTTTGCCAAGCAAAATCGGATTGTTCTTAAAAATTGCGGTTTTATTGATCCAACGAAAATTGAGGACTATCTATCCAATGAGGGTTATGAGGGCTTCAAAAAAGCGCTTCAGCAAATGACTCCAGAACAAGTCATTGAAGAAGTTAAAGCAGCAGGTTTGAGAGGACGCGGGGGCGCAGGCTTCCCGACGGGTTTGAAATGGAGTTTCTGTAAAGATGCTGCAGGTGATAAAAAGTATGTTATCTGTAATGCCGACGAAGGTGACCCTGGGGCTTTTATGGATCGGGGGGTCTTAGAAGGAGACCCCCACTCTGTTATTGAGGGGATGCTCATTGGAGCGTATGCTATCGGTGCGGATGAAGGATACGTCTATTGTCGTGCAGAATATCCGCTCGCGATTAAAAATCTGGGGATCGCGATTAAACAAGCCGAAGAATCAGGATATCTTGGCGATAATATATTAGGAACTAAGTTTAATTTTCACTTAAAGATTCGCGAAGGAGCAGGAGCATTTGTTTGTGGCGAAGAGACTGCACTCATGGCTTCAATTGAAGGTAAGCGCGGAATGCCAAGGGTTAGACCTCCTTTCCCAGCACAAAGCGGCTTGTGGGGTAAACCAACCAATATCAATAATGTGGAAACCTGGTCGAATGTTCCTCACATTTTAAGGCATGGCGCCAAATGGTATGCTCAAAACGGAACGGAAAAAAGTAAAGGAACCAAAATTTTTGCCTTAACAGGTAAAGTCAATAATACAGGCTTGGTCGAAGTTCCAATGGGTATGACCTTACGGGAAATCATTTTCGACATCGGCGGCGGAATTCAGAATGGCAAGAAATTTAAGGCAGTTCAGATCGGTGGACCTTCAGGTGGTTGTTTACCCGAAGAAATGTTAGATTTACCGGTCGATTATGATACTTTAACCAAGGCCGGAGCCATGGTGGGCTCAGGTGGATTAGTTATTATGGACGAAACCACGTGCATGGTCGATATTGCTCGCTTCTTCTTAAACTTCTCCCAAAGTGAATCATGCGGAAAATGTACCCCTTGTCGCGAAGGCAATAAACGCATGTGGGAAATTCTCGACCGGATTACGCGTGGAGAAGGAAAAGAAGAAGATTTGGATACTTTGGAACAATTGGCTTTGACCGTAAAGGAAACGTCGCTCTGTGGTTTAGGGCAAAATGCCCCAAATCCGGTCTTAGCGACTCTGAAATATTTCCGAGCTGAGTTTGAAGCACATATCCGTGATAAGAAGTGTCCTGCACATGCTTGCAAGGCTCTCTTAGATTATTCAATCGATCCCGAAAAATGTAAGAAGTGTGGACTTTGTTCTAAGAATTGCCCTGCCAAATGTATCACTGGAGATAAAGATACCCCTTATGTTATCGACAATAAGGCCTGTATTCGTTGCGGAACCTGTTTGGAAAAATGTAAATTTGGGGCAGTGATGCAAGCATAG
- the fdhF gene encoding formate dehydrogenase subunit alpha has protein sequence MEWLTVSINGNDYNVPKGSTVLEACRMNDIPVPTLCQDPELTNAGACRLCVVEIDGMRNLPPSCVTQVTQGMTVRTHTDKVRKARKTILELLVANHPLDCMTCQKMGNCSLAEYAYEYGATGEKYAGERRELPIDDSNPFILRDPNKCILCGKCVRACEEMQGQSNLDFFKRGFNAQVGPAFGLPYSESECVFCGDCVAVCPVGALTEKQMVGKGRPWEVEKVQTTCPFCGTGCNFDLNVKDGKVIGVTSNPEAPVNGKALCVKGRFGYDMIHSQNRLTTPLIKKEGEFVEASWEEALDLVASRLGEIKTQYGADSIGALSSARCTNEENFLMQKFMRAVVGTNNVDHCARTUHAPTVAGLATSFGSGAMTNSINEIPNVQVMFVIGSNTTEAHPVIGTKMKQALARGAKLIVADPRRIELADRADVWMRLRPGTDIPLINGIMNIILEKGWADQKFIEERTEGFDTFVENLKKFSPEAVSKITGVPVEQMVEAAQMYATAERAQIFYTLGITEHTCGTDNVMSLANLSLLTGNIGKESSGVNPLRGQNNVQGACDMGALPTDYPGYQKVSSATARVKFQEAWGVPLNPNPGFKIPDMFESALEKNLRAMYVFGEDPILTDADANHVRKGLQALDFLVVQDIFMSETAQLADVILPGTSFAEKTGTFTNTERRVQMVNQAIEPIGNTKVDWKIICEIATRMGYPFTYESTAEVMQEIASLTPSYAGISHARLGQKGLQWPVPNAEHPGTKFLHEGQFSRGKGLFRSIAYQLPDELPDEEYPFLLSTGRKLSHYNIMTRNSEALEAYSPEEYAELNPKDADRLKVEDGGKVKVASRRGELETKVRVTDRVPAGMIFMTLHYKESPTNVLTNGAYDKVTKTYEYKVCGVKVERA, from the coding sequence GTGGAATGGCTAACTGTATCAATTAATGGGAATGATTATAACGTACCCAAAGGGAGCACAGTCTTAGAAGCATGTCGCATGAACGACATTCCGGTTCCGACGCTTTGTCAAGATCCAGAGCTCACTAATGCAGGAGCTTGTCGCTTGTGCGTGGTTGAGATTGATGGAATGCGGAATCTTCCGCCTTCCTGTGTGACCCAAGTAACTCAAGGTATGACTGTAAGGACGCATACCGATAAAGTCAGAAAGGCACGTAAGACCATTCTTGAACTTTTAGTGGCTAATCATCCGTTAGACTGTATGACCTGTCAAAAGATGGGGAATTGCTCGCTCGCTGAGTACGCTTATGAGTATGGAGCAACAGGTGAGAAATATGCAGGAGAGCGGAGAGAGCTCCCTATTGATGATAGCAACCCCTTTATTTTAAGAGATCCGAATAAATGTATTCTGTGTGGAAAATGTGTTCGTGCTTGTGAGGAAATGCAGGGACAGTCTAACCTGGATTTCTTCAAGCGCGGTTTTAATGCCCAAGTTGGACCCGCTTTTGGCTTGCCTTATAGTGAGTCGGAATGTGTATTTTGTGGAGACTGTGTTGCAGTATGCCCTGTCGGAGCTCTCACAGAGAAGCAGATGGTTGGGAAAGGCCGTCCTTGGGAAGTGGAGAAGGTCCAAACGACCTGCCCTTTCTGTGGAACAGGGTGTAATTTTGACCTCAATGTTAAGGATGGGAAAGTTATCGGGGTCACTTCGAACCCAGAGGCTCCCGTGAATGGAAAAGCACTCTGTGTGAAGGGCCGTTTTGGCTATGATATGATTCATAGTCAGAACCGCTTAACTACCCCACTTATCAAAAAGGAGGGGGAATTCGTCGAAGCGAGTTGGGAGGAAGCCCTCGATTTAGTCGCTTCCCGTCTGGGTGAGATAAAAACGCAATATGGAGCTGACAGCATAGGAGCGTTGAGTTCAGCTCGATGTACAAATGAAGAAAACTTCCTGATGCAAAAATTCATGCGCGCGGTGGTCGGAACGAATAACGTTGACCACTGCGCCCGGACCTGACACGCTCCTACTGTAGCCGGTCTGGCTACTTCATTTGGATCTGGAGCGATGACGAATTCTATTAATGAAATACCGAATGTCCAAGTTATGTTTGTGATTGGTTCAAATACGACGGAAGCTCATCCCGTGATCGGGACGAAGATGAAACAAGCTTTAGCCCGGGGAGCTAAGCTTATTGTAGCCGACCCACGCCGTATCGAGCTTGCCGATCGTGCAGACGTTTGGATGCGTTTACGCCCAGGAACAGATATTCCGCTCATCAATGGGATTATGAATATCATTCTGGAAAAAGGCTGGGCTGACCAAAAGTTCATTGAAGAGCGGACGGAAGGCTTTGATACTTTTGTCGAAAATCTCAAGAAATTTTCGCCTGAAGCCGTGAGTAAAATTACGGGTGTACCTGTTGAACAAATGGTTGAAGCGGCTCAGATGTATGCCACAGCTGAACGAGCCCAAATTTTCTATACTCTTGGAATTACTGAGCATACCTGTGGCACAGATAACGTCATGAGTCTTGCAAATCTATCGTTATTAACGGGGAATATTGGGAAAGAAAGTTCTGGGGTTAATCCATTGCGCGGGCAAAATAACGTGCAAGGAGCCTGTGATATGGGGGCATTGCCCACAGATTATCCGGGTTATCAAAAAGTTTCGAGTGCGACGGCACGCGTAAAATTTCAAGAAGCCTGGGGTGTTCCTTTAAATCCAAACCCTGGTTTTAAGATTCCTGATATGTTCGAGTCCGCGCTTGAGAAGAACTTAAGAGCGATGTATGTCTTCGGAGAAGATCCGATTCTTACCGATGCAGATGCGAATCACGTTCGTAAGGGTTTACAAGCGCTTGATTTTCTCGTTGTCCAAGATATCTTCATGTCTGAGACGGCTCAATTAGCAGACGTGATTTTACCGGGTACGAGCTTTGCAGAAAAGACAGGAACCTTCACCAATACGGAACGTCGCGTTCAAATGGTGAATCAAGCCATTGAACCCATTGGAAATACTAAGGTTGATTGGAAGATCATCTGTGAAATTGCAACGCGGATGGGTTATCCCTTCACCTACGAATCCACGGCTGAGGTGATGCAAGAAATTGCCTCCTTAACTCCTTCTTATGCCGGAATTTCCCATGCTCGACTTGGACAGAAAGGACTGCAATGGCCAGTACCGAATGCTGAACACCCAGGAACAAAATTCCTACATGAAGGTCAATTTTCACGAGGTAAAGGTCTCTTCAGGTCGATTGCATATCAGCTGCCTGATGAACTCCCTGATGAAGAATATCCCTTCTTGTTGAGTACCGGTCGCAAGCTTTCACACTATAATATTATGACACGTAACTCGGAGGCACTTGAAGCCTATTCGCCGGAAGAGTATGCTGAGCTTAATCCGAAGGATGCAGACCGTCTAAAAGTTGAGGATGGGGGAAAAGTTAAAGTAGCATCACGACGGGGAGAGTTAGAAACTAAAGTAAGGGTTACAGATCGTGTCCCTGCGGGTATGATTTTTATGACCCTCCACTACAAAGAGTCCCCAACCAATGTCTTAACCAATGGTGCATATGATAAAGTAACCAAGACTTACGAATATAAAGTTTGTGGAGTCAAGGTTGAGCGAGCGTAG